The Candidatus Rubidus massiliensis DNA segment TTATAGCCTTAAACTTTCGAGACATTTTTTTTGTCAATCATACCAATTTGTCCTCATACATTGGCTTAGCCTCTATTGAATTCGATCTTATTCCTTTCGAAGGTTTGCTAATCTCTTCCATATGTAACTCGTTTTGCATAAAGTGGGTTAGGAAAACATTGAGGGTTTCACAAGGTTTGAATATGCTATTGCTCTTTTGAATCTAATCGATGGAGTTATTATGCCTTATAAGCCTATTTTGGGAACGCTAGGATATGTATTGTCACCTGACCATAAGAGCGTTTTACTCGTGCATCGCAATGCACGCAAAGGTGACTATCACCATGGCAAGTACAATGGCCTTGGTGGCAAAATGGAGTCTAACGAAGATGTGGTGACATGTATGCAGCGCGAGATAAGAGAAGAAGCTGGTATTGAATGCACTCAAATGAAATTGCGCGGCACGATTAATTGGACGGGCTTTGGTCCAGCTGGTGAAGATTGGTTTGGCTTTATCTTTCTCATTGAAAGCTTTACGGGTACACCTTATAAGCAAAACAATGAGGGGGTTTTGGAATGGGTGCCTTTGGAAATAATGGAGGAATTGCCTATGTGGAAAGGTGACCGCTATTTTTTGCCACTGGTATTTGATGGCGATCCTCGTACTTTTCACGGATATATGCCTTACAAAAATAGCGATCCTTTGAATTGGACATTTATCAGACAATAG contains these protein-coding regions:
- the mutX_1 gene encoding 8-oxo-dGTP diphosphatase — encoded protein: MPYKPILGTLGYVLSPDHKSVLLVHRNARKGDYHHGKYNGLGGKMESNEDVVTCMQREIREEAGIECTQMKLRGTINWTGFGPAGEDWFGFIFLIESFTGTPYKQNNEGVLEWVPLEIMEELPMWKGDRYFLPLVFDGDPRTFHGYMPYKNSDPLNWTFIRQ